Sequence from the Muntiacus reevesi chromosome 9, mMunRee1.1, whole genome shotgun sequence genome:
TGACTATTACATACAGATTAGCATTTCTAGTCCTTGGCACTACTGATGTTTTGGCTTCATAACTTCTTTTTGTAGGGAGCTATAGCCTGTATGGAAAGCATATCTTATAGGATGGTTAGGAGCATCCCTGGTTGTTCAGTAGATGTCAGCAATACACCTCATCCCCAGTAGATATCAGCAATACACCTCATCTCCCAGGTTTCTAGATATTGTCAAATGTCTCTTCAGAGCAAAACTGTGCTAGCTGTGAACCATTATTTTAGAAGGTCCAGAGGCTAGGTCTGTGGTTCATATTTCAGGAACATGTGGAAGTAATCATGGTGATTACAAAGTCCTACCACCTCTGTGGACATTTTTGtaacttcattttcctttctgtgttATTTTACTGAGAAGATTAGTAAAGAAAAACCCGAATGACAGACTCCCTTTGAAAGTGCTGAACATGACATCTCTGTACAACATCCTACAAGAACTAGATGCCCATCCACTCCACTTAACTCTCCTTTCTTTTATTAGCATATACTGCTGAAGGCTTCACTTTGTGCTGCCTAATTTCACACTGGGAAAAcatgagcttctttttctttccattaataCGGTAACTGAAAGGAAATGACCAGTGCTTTGTCATGCTACAGCCCTCAGTGTCCATGGTTACAGATGTGAGGCTAtggaaaaggcagaaggagatggtTATGTACCTCAGACACAGAAATACTTTGCACTTGGATCTGAAGATAAAATTTCCTATAAGAAGAAAGCATTATGGAAACTGATGCAATCCTGAATGTGAAAGCTAAAATTTAGCCAAGTTCTATCTTGGGATGTAAAGAAAAGGATTGAATCTCAGCTTTTAATTTCCTATCTGTGGGAAATTCACTAAGTTAACTTCTCAGAGGCTCAATCTCTCCAActgcaaaaacagaaagaatgctttataaaaattagattattttttagactcaaaagagaaaaaacaccTAAAAATACCTAGAAGCATATCTTGGATATATTAGATTAAAAAACAATTGATGTGGTTTGTGAAGAGGAGTTAGGTCAATGAATGGAAAGTTAAAATAGCTAGACATTTATTCTGTAATCTACAAAGATTTTAGGTCACATTTAGGAAGGGAAGTTGGACGATTTGTCACACAATATATATCACACAATATATATCTCGTGTATCAAATATAAGACAGTAAATTCCTCCATAGCatcatataatttttctctaCTTTCAAAATCTTTGAGCTGTATGAAATGCTTACTTTTGAAATACAGTCTTAAGAAAGTTATATTACATCTGAATGGAGTATTGAAGAACTCTTCTGTAATTTCATTTACCTCAAACACAGTTTCatgtgaaaataataattaatattatttgttAATAACTATTTATTGGAGAACTACTCTGTGTCAGAAATATCCTAGATATTAGGCAAACAGACATAAAAAATAGGCATGATTTCTCCTTTCATTGATAGCACACTCTATttaggaaataggaaaaaaacaaagaagtataCAATGTATTTaattacctgatgtgaagagttgacacattggaaaaacccctgatggtgggaaagactgaaggcaaaagaaggggaagcagaggccgagatggatagatagcatcaccaaccaatgaacacgaatctgagcaaactccaggcgaaagcagaggacagaggaacctggtgtgctgcagtcagtaGGGTTGCAAAGTTCCACATacaacttagcgaatgaacaacagcaatatattTAATTACAAGTCATAATAGTAAGTATAATatagtaataaagaaaaagaagcaatattcTTTAAACAATAGCACCATAATTTGAACTGAAGGCTTGAACTAAGCTATGATGAAGTTAAGCTGAAACTTCTAAAATTGAATAGCAATGAGTAAAACTGAAGCCAGCAGCATCTCAGGGAAGGGTTCAGAtgtgaaaatttataaaaaacagaaaaattggcAAATACAGCAAATTTTGAGAAGAACACTGTGACTAGAATATCATTATTTGACAAAACTGGACAGTTAGAGAGGGTAAAGAACATGTATTACTTATAGTAGgtactttatttctttaattctatTCCCAAAAAGTAAgtctatatttaaaagaaaaataacatcattcaatttgccttttttaaaagatcactcttGTCTTGAATAGTGAATCAGTTAGAAAGTAGCAAAAAGTCtgcatttaaaaactaaaaagcttAATGGAGTATTTCACTAAAGAAATCCTGGTGACATACTAGGATGATTAAAAGAGATAACGAGGAGATGTAATTAAGATATAGGTTGTGTCTAGAAACAAAAGAACATTGTATGGATAAACTGAATGTGAAGATGAGGAATTCATTTTTGTTACAAGATTGGAGCTACCATTTATTTGTCTTGATTGGAATTTGGTGCTTTTATAAAAGATGACATCATCAGACATCTATTCTCTATTTGCTAATTTGGATGGAGACCCCCACAAAATACACACCATTTCCAATTTTATGCCCATGGACGGTAATCAATTTGAATGAAATAAATCTGATGATAATAACAAAATATGTTAATGATTATTTGTGACAAATATTAGGTTttctcaaacacatctttaatcTTTTATGCAAGACACTACCCCATATGTTGTCTATTACCTATGATTGTTACTAATATGTTTCTGACATAATTTTGCTACAACTTTTACTCTAATCTGCCTGGTTTTCACACAGTACACGATGGGATTCATCAGTGGAGGCACAAGTAAAAGAACATTTGCCATACAAACATTGAAGAGGGGAGAGACATGCTGGACAAAGCGATGAACAATGGCAAGGTTTATGATGGGCAGATAGAAGATGATCACTGCACAGATATGTGAAACACAGGTATTGAGGGCCTTGAGCTGTTCCTTTCGGGATGCAGTTCCAAGCAGAGTCTTGAGGATTAGGATGTAAGACATAGCAATGAGCATAAAGTCTACCATAACGCAGAGTGCTCCAAAAAAGCCATAGATGACATCAATCTGGTTGTCAGAGCAGGCCAGCTTCATGACATCCTCATGGAGACAGTAGGAATGTGAGAGTTGGCGTTTCTTACAATATGTCAACATTCTCAAAgtgaagggaaagggaagaacCAGGAGGAAGctcttaaaaaagcaaacaattccAATTTGGGCAACTCTGAGAGTTGTAAGAATGGAGCTGTATCTCAGAGGGTTGTGGATGGCTAGGAAGCGATCGAATGACATGACCAGGAGCACTGAGGATTCCAGTGCTGTGAATCCATGGATGAAGAATTGCTGAGCAAAGCAGGCATTTGCAGAGATTTCAGAAGCTTTAAACAAGAAGATCCTCAACATAgtgggaagagaggaaaaggatAGGCCcatgtcagacaaagacaacatgGAAAGGAAATAGTACATGGGCTCATGCAAGGAAGGTTCTGTCTTAATGATGAAAAGGATGGTGCAGTTTCCCAGAAGAGCAATAAGATACATGCTGCAGATTGGAATAGAGATCCAGATGTGTGCATATTCCAGCCCCGGTATCCCAACCAAGATGAAGGTGGTGATTTCAACATGTGATATGTTGATAATAGACATGCTCTGCAATGATACATAGAGCCTTGAGTCAAAAAAAAGAACATCTGGAAATTTAGttgaaaaaaacaaactcttAAGTTCTGACTGTTTAGCTGTCTTTTGATAGAACAAATCATTTATGTGACTATCATATGGTGAGAAGCAGTTTCCACTTTAGAATAGAATCTGCCTGTATCACAGATTAACAAAATTACATCTGGGCAAGTTTTTCCTAAATAGGGAAACTAGAAATATATTTTGCAGCCAGATGATAACTTGGTTTCTTTTTCCCTGTAAAATATTAGTAAACTTTAGTCAATTAATCTAGAATCCTCTACAATTTATTTCATTCACATTCTAGATGAAATACTGGGCAGAATATGTGATTTCTAGAATGACACTACATGAAGGCAAAGGAGTCTCACAACTTAATTTCTATGTACTTCTTGGAACTCCCAAAGAAATATGGTCTTATCCAAACCAAACTACCCTTAGTTCTATTCCTTGCTATCTGAAGATTGTTGGTTAAATACCCTTTTAAAAAACCCCATGGTTTTCAAATCATGTATGTATTTGTAAAGGGCAGTTACTATAGATTACTGAAAATTGCGTCTCATTTTCTCTTGGCCTGGAATGTGTGATCAATTGTGTCATGTTCACAGGAGATTAATAATCTGAAGAGCTCGGTATCATGATTCAGGAGAATTTGAATTCTGTTGAAGACTGATACCTTAAAAAGTGGATAGATCATTTTCATAGCTTCTGAAATGAACAATTTTCCTAGATATATGACTTTTGGAGGTGTATCCTGCTCTATATAAAGTTCTAAATGACTGATTtccaaaaaagagaagcaaaatgaaCACAAAGTAAATAAAGGTAATCTGAGAGCTTACCAGAGAATGGGTTATTTTGCAGAGGACACTTGAGAGCAGCTGAAGGATTCTAGCAGAAAAGCCCAAAAGCCATTTGTCTCTTACCAAAGTCTCCTTCTTATGTATGAGGGTTTGCCTCTTCTTTCCAAGTCACCTGCACCAGGGGTACTGAGTTCTCTGGGGATTTCAGCTAAGCTGAATCTATTCTGAGACTAAAAATAAACATGTGCAGACATAGCCAATCCACAGAGATGGTTCACAGTAAAGGAAGTAAATGAGGATCTAGACTTTGAGCTAGGGTTTATTTCGGTTGGAGAGAGGTCCTTAATAACCGAGTATGATGGAGAcatggtaaatcttaaaaaagtCTCTTGATATTTCTGTTGGGTGTTTGACTCAGATATGCTCCTCTACCTTGGACAATGTCAAAGCAGAGATGCTATGAGCTGAACCTTAGCATTCAGGGAAGTGATGTAAGACAAACACCCTATGACATATATTTTAGCCTAACCTTTGCTCTTGAACCCTAGATCCATCCTGCTAAATGTTCCTGAATACTGCTAACCAAATATCCCTTAAAATCAACTTGTTTAAATTAGATGTAATCTTCTCCCTTTCTAAATCTGTCCTTTATGTAGGGCATGCTAATCCTTTATAGCTAATATGTCACAAGTTCAACATCTCAGCCCTTTAATCTCTTCTCTCTCACATTTTGCACATAATATTAGCCGAAATTTCAATTACCAATC
This genomic interval carries:
- the LOC136175789 gene encoding olfactory receptor 51A4-like; this encodes MSIINISHVEITTFILVGIPGLEYAHIWISIPICSMYLIALLGNCTILFIIKTEPSLHEPMYYFLSMLSLSDMGLSFSSLPTMLRIFLFKASEISANACFAQQFFIHGFTALESSVLLVMSFDRFLAIHNPLRYSSILTTLRVAQIGIVCFFKSFLLVLPFPFTLRMLTYCKKRQLSHSYCLHEDVMKLACSDNQIDVIYGFFGALCVMVDFMLIAMSYILILKTLLGTASRKEQLKALNTCVSHICAVIIFYLPIINLAIVHRFVQHVSPLFNVCMANVLLLVPPLMNPIVYCVKTRQIRVKVVAKLCQKHISNNHR